The DNA region TGTTACTCCAGCTGTTTCTTTTCCATTGTCAAAAAAAGCATGTGGAATAGTCATATTAGAAGTGTTGCTCCCATTAATAGTAGTTAGCTGCACCTTTTTTTTCCCCCTTATAAAAAATTGTTGCACTAGTTGTTGACTTTGAATTTGGCAGTGGCTTGTTGATTACAATGCTGCATTATCTTCAATCTGCTTCATGTTGCTGCTTGGGTTTGTGGATGATGTCCTTGATGTACCTTGGTGAGTGTAAGCATTTCTATCATATCCAAAAGATTTTTTTCTGATGCAACTGGGATGTTTAGTAAAAAAAATCAGCTGAGGTTCTTATGAAGTTCGTGTAATTTTTGAAATAGGAAACTGCTATTGCCCTCCATTGCAGCTCTTCCATTGTTGATGGCATATGCTGGGCATACAACTATTATTATACCAAAGCCCCTTGTATTATATGTTGGATTAGAGATCTTGGATCTAGGTAAGCAGCCTATGATTTCTTCCTGCTTCTATAGGAAGTCCTTTAGTTGGAGTTCGCTAGATTGATGTACTTGAATGTTTAAAGTGCACCATTTAACATGCTTAAAGTCGTTTTGTATATGGATATAATATTTTAGCATTTCATACTTAATTCTTTCCCTTTGTTGACTTTGGTTCGGTTCTTCATTTTCTCTGGGTTAACAGGATGTATCTACAAATTATATATGTGGCTATTGGCAATATTTTGCACAAATTCTATCAATATCCATGCTGGTATCAATGGCCTTGAAGTTGGGCAGACAGTCGTTATTGCAGCTGCTGTAAGCTAGAACAGTTCTCTAGGTATCCCTTTGATGATTGAATGTCATCTAACTCTACAGTAATTACAGATTTTGATACACAACATCATGCAAATTGGAGCATCTGCTGATCCTGAATACAAACAAGCCCATGCTTTTTCTATTTACCTTGTTCAGCCAATGCTTGCTACTTCCTTGGCATTACTTTCATACAACTGGTAAAATTTCATTTTGGGATATCCTCAAAGTTCTCCTTCAGCAATATGTCTTACTTACTCTCTCTGCGGTCATTGTAGGTATCCTTCCTCAGTTTTTGTTGGTGATACCTTTACATATTTTGCTGGAATGACCATGGCAGTGACTGGAATCTTGGGTCACTTTAGGTACATCTTCCTACCCGTTTCTTGCCATTAAGTTCAGTGGTGCTTCTGCTAGTATTTTTGTTGAACCGTTTGATTGCTTccgtttttttaattttttagggAATAAAAGGTTATGCATTTCAGTTTTACTTTGTGTCATAGTGATTCCAAGGGTGAATGGAGCACCCTGTTTGGCTGATGACAAAGAAACAAAAAGTGACTGGACTATTGTGTGAACAACAGAGTATTGTCTTTATCAGGAAAAAAATGACTAGACTATTGTGTCAACGGAAAAGTGGCACCAAGGGATTGACATGTTAAACAAACAAAAGTTCATTCTAAAAAGAACAATTTATTCTAAAAATAAAGTGGCACCAATGCAGTGCCAGTCCTGTTCATGATAGACTTACAAGCCTATACCAGGGAAACCTACCCATTTtttcaaaaaaggaaaaaatgtgaAGGGTCTTTGAACTCACTAATACATCAAGAACCAGGTATCAAAGAGGTGAATCCAATTACTTCTCCTCTAAAATGCTTGTTATTCATCCCTGTTCAGATCCAAAAATATCGACTTGGCTGAGTTAAGGATCTCATTTAACAGTTGATGGAAAATTTCTTAGCCACTAAAGAGATGGGGCTAATAGAAACAACTGAAGTGACAGAGAGGGTTGATTATGAAGGGACGAGCAATTTGTCATTGCAGAATGAGGGAAAGAAAATGAATTTCATCTACCTCTTACTATGAGGTAGATGACCCACTTAATCGGAAAACCTATAATGTATGTAAGATTTAATATCCTTGCAAGcgggagaaggagaagaagacgtAGGGCTTGGAATTTGGTTCCACTTGCATTAATGCAGGTTgtttggagagagagagagaaatatgaGAGGTTTTGAGGGAATAGAATCGAGTTTTTGTCAATTGAGGAGTAGCCTCCGATCCCTTATTTTCTTTCGGTGCACCCATAGAGTTCCTTGTTGTATAGAAGGTTGGTTGGAGTTTgtagagaatcatattttatagATTCTTTACCTTTTGGTATACTTGTAAGGGCCAGATTTTTGGTCGTGTTTGTGATGAAAATACTTtgatccacaaaaaaaaaaagcgtaCCCTGCCCCAAGGTTTTTGCTCAATGGCAAAGGTAGTACAACCGGGGATGTGTTGTGGGCGCATGTCACAAGTTCGAATCCTGCTCTGAACCAAATCTAGTACTcatttaagtggagaaggataAGAGGTGGATCCAAGATTTGAGCCTTATGGGTTCAAGTTCAGGATCTGCCACGGTTCATTTGATTTTACTGGGTTTGAAATCTATTATTTGTACTTGATTGGTGAGCATACACAAGGTATGAGCCAAAGCTATTGGGTTTAAATGAACACATAAGTCATAACACGTGCTTTACATCTGCCCCCAGAAAAGCACAAACGTGGACCTACTATCCACCAAGCTTTCAAGTTGGAAACAATGAATTTCTCAATTAtcaaatatatatgtgtgtgtttgtgtaAACATGCATGCATGAATACGCACGTACACACATATATACCGTacttttttggaaaaaatatgGTGAGAGTACAGTCTGGATTTTGCTCAGCCTTGTCCTTCTGAACTTAAAAAGGGATATGGAACATCTAGTTGTTCTTTTCTGGTCTTTAGCTAATCTGGACTTTCTTCTCTTTGTGTTTTCCCCATTATTTGTCttttcttttgaactcttgagaaGGGTGTATTAGAGGTGATGCTTTTCTTTTCTCATTTACGCCTAGGTCCCCAAAATACTTTTCCGTTGAGCACCAGATAACACACAGGATTCCTGCACATGCTACAGATGTGATCCTTCTTCCATTTTGCATGGCGCACATGATACGTTGTACTATTGAGAAAACTGTGAACACTAATTTTGCATGTTGGTTTTATAGGGAATATGTGGATTGTCAATTGAAGTGACAACTCAATATATTTGATGTATTGAATTGTTAATTGGAAAGAAATCTTAAAAATTGTCAAAATCATAAAATGGTATAATAGTTGAAATATATCTAATGTATTGAGATCTATGTTGTACCAATCAAGAATTTTATTTGGCAGCTGACTCTCTCTCTAAGAAAAGAAAACTAACGGTCTTCTCCCCACCCCTATCCCCCAACTCCGGCCACCCCCAACTCCGGCCACCACAAACTACGGCCAGCAACCTCCCTGTGCCCCCCCAAGTAagttttctctttctctctcctaggGTTTGTGACAGCCCTATACCCACCCccactcctcttcttcttctatcttccttttcttcttttctcttctctcctctccttctcTCTGGTCCGACAAATTCAAGCTCCCCGGTgtgaacagtgttttccggcgTGAACAGTGTTTTCCGTCATGAACAGTGATTTCCGGCGTGAACAGGTTCTAgctaactggagttggtacctccggttttttttaattttatttttaagtcTCTGTATTT from Lycium barbarum isolate Lr01 chromosome 10, ASM1917538v2, whole genome shotgun sequence includes:
- the LOC132613305 gene encoding uncharacterized protein LOC132613305, coding for MATMGSQLGNWWLVDYNAALSSICFMLLLGFVDDVLDVPWKLLLPSIAALPLLMAYAGHTTIIIPKPLVLYVGLEILDLGCIYKLYMWLLAIFCTNSINIHAGINGLEVGQTVVIAAAILIHNIMQIGASADPEYKQAHAFSIYLVQPMLATSLALLSYNWYPSSVFVGDTFTYFAGMTMAVTGILGHFSETLLIFFLSQVLNFLLSLPQLAGIIPCPRHRLPKFDPKTGLLTGTNDGTLVNLFLRQFGRMSEQSLCVVLLVFQAICCGFCFLLRWLLTSWYK